A stretch of Gossypium hirsutum isolate 1008001.06 chromosome A06, Gossypium_hirsutum_v2.1, whole genome shotgun sequence DNA encodes these proteins:
- the LOC107962610 gene encoding CBL-interacting serine/threonine-protein kinase 24-like isoform X5, translating to MRKKTRTVGKYEVGRTIGQGTFAKVKFARNSVSGESVALKVLPKATILKHRMVDQIKREISIMKIVRHPNIVRLHEVLASRTKIYIILEFISGGELFDKIVHCGRLPENECRRYFQQLIDAVAHCHSKGVYHRDLKPENLLLDSYGDLKVSDFGLSALLQQGVGLLHTTCGTPNYVAPEVLSNQGYDGAAADIWSCGVILFFIMAGYLPFYEIDIPTLYKKISAGQFSSPFWFSPEANSLIKKILDPNPKTRIQIEGIKKHPWFKKNYLPVKPSEEEVNLDDVRAVFDDIEDQYVSEQSVAKEGGPLMMNAFEMITLSQGLNLSSLFDRQQDYVKRQTRFVSRKPPRDIISSVEAVAESMGLKVHTRNYKTRLERISANKVGEFAVVLEVFEVAPSLFMADVRKASGDTLEYHKQFYKNFCTKLENIIWKPTEDVANPSVLRSLTC from the exons ATGAGGAAGAAAACAAGAACAGTAGGAAAGTATGAGGTTGGACGAACAATTGGGCAAGGAACATTCGCCAAAGTTAAGTTTGCGCGGAATTCAGTCAGTGGAGAGAGCGTGGCCTTGAAAGTTTTGCCCAAAGCCACCATTCTTAAGCATAGAATGGTTGATCAG ATTAAAAGAGAGATATCGATAATGAAGATTGTTAGACATCCTAACATAGTTAGGTTGCATGAG GTTCTGGCAAGTAggacaaaaatatatattattcttgAGTTTATAAGTGGAGGAGAACTCTTTGATAAAATT GTTCACTGTGGAAGACTTCCTGAGAATGAATGTAGGCGATACTTTCAACAGCTTATTGACGCTGTTGCTCATTGTCACAGTAAGGGTGTATACCACAGAGACCTAAAG CCTGAAAATCTTCTTCTTGACTCCTATGGAGATTTGAAGGTTTCTGACTTTGGGCTGAGTGCATTGCTACAGCAA GGGGTCGGACTTCTCCACACGACATGTGGAACCCCGAATTATGTTGCACCTGAG GTGCTCAGCAACCAGGGTTATGATGGTGCAGCTGCTGATATATGGTCCTGCGGAGTCATTCTCTTTTTTATTATGGCTGGATATCTCCCATTTTACGAGATAGACATACCAACACTGTACAAAAAG ATTAGTGCTGGTCAATTTTCTTCTCCATTTTGGTTTTCTCCAGAAGCAAATTCATTAATAAAGAAGATCCTTGATCCCAATCCTAAAACT CGTATACAAATCGAGGGAATTAAAAAGCATCCCTGGTTTAAGAAGAATTACTTGCCTGTGAAACCTAGTGAAGAAGAAGTAAATTTGGATGATGTACGTGCAGTTTTTGATGACATTGAG GACCAGTATGTGTCTGAGCAGTCTGTAGCCAAAGAGGGAGGCCCCTTGATGATGAATGCATTTGAGatgatcacactatcacagggCTTGAATCTGTCATCATTGTTTGACAGGCAACAG GATTACGTAAAACGGCAAACTCGCTTTGTATCTCGCAAACCACCAAGAGATATAATCTCAAGTGTTGAAGCTGTTGCGGAATCAATGGGTCTCAAGGTTCATACAAGAAATTACAAG ACAAGACTTGAGCGAATATCTGCAAATAAGGTTGGGGAATTCGCAGTTGTCCTGGAG GTTTTTGAAGTTGCACCATCCCTGTTCATGGCAGATGTTAGAAAAGCATCTGGAGATACCCTTGAATATCACAAG CAGTTCTACAAGAACTTCTGCACTAAACTGGAAAATATCATCTGGAAGCCTACAGAGGATGTTGCAAATCCGAGTGTTCTTAGATCATTGACTTGCTGA